The Gossypium hirsutum isolate 1008001.06 chromosome A03, Gossypium_hirsutum_v2.1, whole genome shotgun sequence genome contains the following window.
catgacaaaatgaatagatagattttgatttgaaatttcaCGCATGTTTGCGATAgtgattataaaataaagaatctattgggatTTTTATAAGTCTGTTCTACTAGACTTGTTGAATTCcccgaagtgaatgtaaacataaagcaaataaaagatataatcattgaccactaaaagtgggaataaagtaataaataagagaacaattagagttctcaagataactcttcaaagggtaaaattgacttatgttatcaatgtgatatgaaaggtTATTGGTCACATATGGCATATgcttaaatattttgtttctattaatattctttgaggaaggatatgagaatgtagtaataaattATATCATTATAGATAAaaagtatttatcttatttggtactaaaataaacaaatattattttaatatttgatagtataaaattagtcaaaagctctagaagagctaatatattaatatcttgtgatggttaatccattggttttaaaagatatttataatggatctcatattgagattgtgaatgaagaaaaaaatattatttttggatatttgaagattttggcatattccattaagcgaatattgcatataattatttggaaattatattgacttagtgacattataatattcacattgatttaaacatttccagtagtaaatgtcacaatagaaCTTATacgtggatacaaagtaaaagaaatgatagtaaaattatcaatttgttacaatttagtacaattgaaacgcatgttaaagtaaactagaagtttactgatacaaatgcatttactacttggcgtgacctgTTAGACCATCCTAGATAATATATGATGCGAAATTAATTAAgcattcatatggacattcattaaagaaccagaagattctttaatttaacagAATTATCATATGtttcttgttctcaatgaaaattgattattagaaactcactaactaaagttgatatttaatgtcttgcatttctaaaatgaaaatgggtccattcatccaccatgtggatggttttgatattatatgattttggtagatatACCTACAAAATAATTACTtatgtgttatcaatttgcaacctgtcttttgcaagattgcttgtttaaataattaatttcagatcatgcaattaagacaattcatcttgctaatactgatgagtttatatctcaatcttttattgattgagtttaaaaacttttgtaaaagttggCGCATAATGGTttagtgaaattttgattaaacacctctgattaatgtctaaaccattacttatgagaactaaacttcctatttcaacatgagattatgtttaTTTACGTGTTGtatgcatcaagccaataagttgtaacaccctaaacccggcctgaACGTCTAGCCTAAATTTTGAGAGTTACCTCATCAGTTATCAATTATCACACAACAACATAATAAAGTTAAACCATACTTTATAACCTATTTATCATAAAACGAACTAAGTATATAGTCTTCGAGATACATCTTAATATAGTTACCGAAATCCTAACACACTACTTAAAGAAAGGTAGAAGCTTGACCGAGCATCCGCTGTGCTGACTCGTTCAAGATTTGGGATCACctgaaatccaaccaaaacaaaatgagttgtgaactcagtgcATAATCGAAGTTAAGTTATTCAATTAGTATTCATTTATAAAGTAGTTATATTTAGATATTCAATTCTGTACAGGACTATTTACAATTTAGATTTAGAACAGATCAGTTGTATacagatatttatatatatgcaatttCATAGATATATCGTAGATCAGATTCATATGCAGATATTCCTAAaaccccatccgctacacaccatcttcgacaaTCCCAACACATCATTAAGGACATTAAATGAccaaccatccctacacactgCGAAGTGTCTATTTGACACGTTTACAGTAACACAACTTAGCTGTTGAATCATAACGTGTCAAAGCACCAGAATCGGAACTATTTTCATAATGGCTTAACCACTGATTCAACTTCCTTCTTCACAACATCCCAACCCATGTATATACAGAGTACAGATATTCACAATGCACTTATAGTTATAACTGTCATGTATCAGTTACAGAGTATTAGAGAGTTCTCACTTAATTAAGTTTAGATCATTCATACAATGGGGAAATCATTATCAGTCATAGACCACATTTACGGCCTCAAAAATAGGTTTCGGGACTCCTTTATACAActacacgggctggacacacgggcatgtccttgtcCATGTGGCTCAAACGCCCATGCCCTCTACCCGTCTAGTTCTAACATGTTAACAGAGAGTTGCACGGCttggacacacagccgtgtccttgCCCATGTGACTTACATAgcttgggcacacgcccgtgtgcttaccCGTGTGGTCCTAAGTCACTAACAGTGAGCTatacgacctagacacacgcttgtgtctcatGCCCGTGTAAACCCTGCACTAATATGgccacacatggcctagacacatacctGTGTGTCAGCCTGTGTAGCCTTAATTAGAttaacagtgagttacacgattgatcacacggccaaccacatgcccgtgtggctcacatgacctagtcacacacctgtgtggttgGCCGAGTGGCGTCTACAACCACCATTTTCGGTGACCCGAAACTTGTAAAAGTAAGGTTTCTAGTACACATTTGATTTGGCTTTGACAGAGAAATGTTACAGAGACTACCCGGAATCTAAATAATCATTCACTAATCAATTATACTatcaattataataattaagaaaAACAGACCACCGCCAAAAACATGTCAAAAGATTCGATGCAACCCCAACTTAATTCTCACACTCACCTCATACGAAATAGGGGAAACCAGACTAGCACAGCGGGTTACCATCGTAAGATCTTGTTACCATCTCTCGTAAGATCTTCACCTAAAAAGGTAACCAACCAAACGATTATACAAAACGTTCAAACAACAGAGCAAAACCCATTTCGACATAATATTGTTAACTCGATGAAACTCACAAAACAAGAGGAAATAACAGTAAAACTTACTCAAGAATCACATAGTCGACTTTACAAGCAATAGAGAACTCTCAATTAACATAGAATTGAATACCgaagaaggaaaaataaaataaaataagaaggattgaaaaaaatatgattagagagaaaaggaaaaatgtaAGGAAGGAGATACAATAGAATGCTTCAAACTATTATTAACCAATTCCTTCCggaaattgcaaaaaaaaatatttcctaatGCATACAATGGGATTCAAACTCGTGACCAGACAAAATATAGACAGATGTTTAACcagtgaaccagcaggctcattcttgtcacTGATTTACCTAGAATTGAACTTAACTACAAAACATATAGGTGAAGGTTGTTTTAAAAACAATCACAAAACTTTTTAACAATGCAATTCGAACTCCAGACCTTGAACACAGAAGCAGAGCACAGAACCAAAGATACATAAGTCTAATTACTTCAgattctcacaattaaattcctaaaattttGGTGCATTACATAAGTTATAAAtgctccccattacaattggtttttgatcaagagctaaatatttctcatctttgaattttgtatgtgcatatatgttccaattgctcaaCCACAACGCACAAGGATGAGTGAATCCTcgaagaaagttgggaatatatattaattacaagtttctttgtattattagatgttttgaatgcgttggagattcaattatgacattatTTGTGATTAtagttttgatttgataattttccCGACATTagagggagagaaataataacttgtaatgagttagagGGAGAGTAATTTGAATCAGAAGTTCAACAATGATAACTTATTACAAGTTAACTATTAGATGCATTTACAAAATTAAGGAGAATAAccaagttaatattttaatttgaatcaaagtcccagtaggacaatcagttagaaaattaataaattgatcggttccaaatataaaaattcttctaaatggtCATATAGTGAAGGCAGGTGCTCCAAAAGAgaccaagacataactaataagtaaaactccagaagagattcaggtacctgaaattaaatttcagaataatgaaaataagatatctcgataagttatgtcaattcaagaaaatgtggaactgaataataaaagtggtcgacaatgattttgcatgcaatattattattgaaataatgagatAAAAGGATGATTTTGAATAAATCTAttaagaaatatagatatggaataaattaatcaaaatagaaagacgcaacacAAGTACAAATAAATTCGTGGattttttggaccagtagtctaaatatctaaaggtataaagttAGTGATGGtgcaattgaagtagttttgcaaaagatgaataaaaatatgaagtttttcgctaagttttggcattgattatgaaaagatataatatttttttgtggtggatgcaataacctttagatatattattaaattgacaatttataaaatatttaacttgcgTGTAATGATTGTTGTTATAAcattttatgaatcactatatagtaaagtttatattaaaatccttggaggatttaggatgctagaagTATTGAAATTCTcaagaaattgttcatttatatgaattgaaataatttgaacatatgtggtaaatttgacttagtgaatagtagttgaataatgattataaaatgatccaaaatacctatttgtgtttttataaaagaatcatgattaaagtttgttatgattattgttgaatctcctgaagagatcaaatatatttccccaaaatttttcctcactcatgattttcaaaagaattgtgatataaatgcttagcaatatggtcaaatagtaatttgaaaaactagtattcaagattgaatatgtagaatatgagaaagtatgtgatgttttcataagGGGGAATAAATAGACGTTATACTATTTTTCCCTTAACTGAGGTCTTATCCCATTGGGctttcctggtaaggtttttaatgaggcagcatattatacgtgttatagattgtgtactctttttcctttattaggtttttatcccacaaaatttttcctaataaggttttaacgaggcataTTATCTATCAATGACATACAATGggaagtgttatgaatatcttattaagtgaatatctccatcatgatcaagataaagttttaatgtactttaaattctagtaattattagaattagatctctactttttttttatacttcttatgcctataaatagagactctgatgaagtgTTGTAATTATCCAtggtacattctctattgcttttatattttatttgttctttattctctccatctctcttcaTTTTATAATGTTCataactatttttatataataaaaacatgataaatattgtccaaaaatatgataaataaaatttaaaaaaattgaaatttaaaaaaaaactatatttataTGGATTCCAACGAGGATAgcaaatttaatattcaaaaaattatttaagaacagaatattttttaaaaactcttattttcatcattttcacttttacaaaaaaattttaatgaaaaaatcaaaaacacctttctattatttttttaatttttattttccaaaaataattttaaaattttcaaccaaaattgtatTTTTCAACGTTTTCACAAAAATAATCTTTCCTTCCAGCATTAAAATCTACAACCAATTCTATACTAAGCAATCCAACATAATGCTTAAATGTATTTTGATCCCAAATGCACACTAGCTTGGACTTTGGACCAGTCCAAATTTATGTTACTTGTATTTGAAAGGATGTTATATTTAAAAGATCTTTAGAGGATAATATCCTAATTATCATGTGTCTAAATTGGTAATTAAAGAAGAACGAAAAGTCCAAGCAACATTAGTCAATACTTCAAACTTTTTACAGAACAAATAACGGATAAGAAAATCTTGAAATAGGCATGGCTTATTAACTTCAAGTAGGTctgcaaattaaataaaaaaaaaatgaaagagttacCTGAAATATGAACTGAGTGATAACAAAAATTATTGAGGCTTTCCTATAAAATTGAATCAGGGATTCAGAGACAGATCTGTATTTCAACAAACTACAGATCATGAAgttaaataattatgaaaaatgaattaATGCACAACTTCACCGAAAACAATAATCTATGCGAGAGTTTCACTAAGGAACTGTCATTGCTTTCATGGACGCTTTTCACTTATGAAGTAAATGATATCCATGATGCAAGTTGCTAGAATGTGCATTGGTCAACTTGCACGTCACTGGTTGAACGCCCTTTCCTTCTTACCTCATATGATATCACTGTGAAAACTTTGTGACCAACTTGTCAACATGATATATAATATCATCTATGCGAGGGCGAAGAGCAGGTTGAGGCTGAAGCATCCAAGTCACAAAATGGTGAAGTTCTTCTGGATATGGTTGTTTAGGTCCAGCTGGCCACTTAATCTGTGCATTTATAATAGCCAATTGCAGGCTTCCTCCTGATTCTCCAAGTGCATACTCGAAAGGGGATACCTCATACCTACAACAAATGAAAATCAATTACCTAACAAGATAAATAAAACTGATAAGGTTCACCCCAGAGGATAACAGCATTACAATGTATTCATCAAGGTATAAAGAGGGACAATGCATGCCAGACACATGAAACTCCAAAACAAGTTCATTCAAAGACACTTTATGAAGGATATGAAACCCCAAAATGGGAGAGTTTTTTCGAATTAGCATCAGAAAACAACAGGGTATACCCACATTTCTGAGACTCTACTGCTTACAATATTGTCAAATTCATTGGCATCACATGTCATTAAGTTACCAACTAAACATTACAACGCATCAAGTTCTAATAAATGAACTTATATGAATGGATTGTATACACGTTACAATTGATTTTATTGTCTAGAGATGCAAGTAAAAGATGTCATGGCAAAACTTAGATATGCAACAATGGCATGATTCTAGTCAACTTTTTCCCAGGACTAATATTTCACAAGGTCATTTTTATTAAAGCACATAATGTGTTCTTCCTtttgttttccttcttttttttttttttttctgtgcGTGTGTGTTGTATCATGCAGTTATGCTTACTTGGTGTGAAAACAGATAAGTCATTTTGGAGCATAACCACTTGCCAACAGCCAAATCTCAATCAATTAGGTTAGATATAATCATCACTCTTCATGCCAATACCAATAGAAAACTTAATGAAATTATGGCCACTATGTTTTTACCATTATAGAACTTTCACATCGAATACTTAAAATGAACTTCGATTAAGTCAGAAggaaaccaataaaaatattcCAGATATAAGTATTACCCGAACACTTTGTCTACCATATTTTTGGACAAGAACATGATGAACGATGAAATGAGAATGCAAGAGAAAAGGTTAACCGTATGAAAACTAACACTGTATACGTGCATGAATAAGTATTAATTCTTACATTATTGCAAATAATGTGCAACCCAACGACCAAATATCAGTTCTCTCGTCAATATCTGCATCACTTGCGCAATCCCACAACTCAGGGGCTCGGAAAGGTGCTGAACAGTGCTCAGATGCCCATTCCTACATTTGGATTATTATTGCATTTAATATCAAGAAAAAATATCTTTTAACATATTTTACGaagataaaaaataatctaattatgtatttatatgtcgCTTTTTTGAGTTTACTAGTATATATGTGTTTGTTGGTAGAACATCAAGCATACAGATTAAAGGAACAGTTATTTTCCAGCAAAGATGAGAAAGTTCTAGAGAACAGAAATATTAGAAGACTTTTAAGCACTGAAGAAACATAATGGAGAAATAAGCACCTGAAGTTGTAGTGCCTCAGAACGAGATCGAATTTGCTTCCTTGCAGGACGAGTACTCCCAAAATCCATCAATATAGCAAGAGGGCATTTTCCTTTTCTATGGGATAAAAGAACATTACCAGGCTTGACATCATTATGCGCATATGGAGGCTCAAGATTGTGCATATGCTTAAGTCCTGCACACAGCTGCAGAAATAATGCGGTCCAGCATGCTTACAGACATTTCTAATCAGTTCTGACATTAATGAACCCAAAAATGGAAAAAACTAATTCTAGTACACAGAAAGAGAAAACATAGTAACGCTGGTGCtttattcttaatattttattattttagttctatTTTATAATAGTTATTTTAAGTATTAGATATATTATAGACTGTTATGTTATTAGTTTTCTTTAGGGTTTAAATCCAGGATTAAGCATAAAACTTTATTTGCAGGAAAGCCTAGTAACTTTACTTGCAAAAAA
Protein-coding sequences here:
- the LOC107887053 gene encoding serine/threonine-protein kinase 16; the protein is MGCSFSGLNALYDAVNGGGDVWINENRFKVVRQLGEGGFAYVYLVKEVVSDSSSALASGLAKKVKDPSHLSDDRTYAIKKVLIQNNEQLDLVREEIRVSSLFSHPNLLPLLDHSIISVKPTQEGSWNHEAYLLFPVHLDGTLLDNSKAMTARKEFFSASDVLQIFRQLCAGLKHMHNLEPPYAHNDVKPGNVLLSHRKGKCPLAILMDFGSTRPARKQIRSRSEALQLQEWASEHCSAPFRAPELWDCASDADIDERTDIWSLGCTLFAIMYEVSPFEYALGESGGSLQLAIINAQIKWPAGPKQPYPEELHHFVTWMLQPQPALRPRIDDIIYHVDKLVTKFSQ